The following proteins are co-located in the Pseudomonas fluorescens genome:
- the sthA gene encoding Si-specific NAD(P)(+) transhydrogenase has product MAVYNYDVVVLGSGPAGEGAAMNAAKAGRKVAMVDSRRQVGGNCTHLGTIPSKALRHSVRQIMQFNTNPMFRAIGEPRWFSFPDVLKSAEKVISKQVASRTGYYARNRVDLFFGTGSFADEQTVEVVCANGVVEKLVAKHIIIATGSRPYRPADIDFHHPRIYDSDTILSLGHTPRKLIIYGAGVIGCEYASIFSGLGVLVELVDNRDQLLSFLDSEISQALSYHFSNNNITVRHNEEYERVEGLDNGVILHLKSGKKIKADALLWCNGRTGNTDKLGMENIGVKVNSRGQIEVDENYRTCVTNIYGAGDVIGWPSLASAAHDQGRSAAGSIVDNGSWRYVNDVPTGIYTIPEISSIGKNEHELTKAKVPYEVGKAFFKSMARAQIAGEPQGMLKILFHRETLEVLGVHCFGYQASEIVHIGQAIMSQPGEQNTLKYFVNTTFNYPTMAEAYRVAAYDGLNRLF; this is encoded by the coding sequence ATGGCTGTCTACAACTACGACGTGGTGGTACTGGGTTCCGGCCCGGCTGGAGAAGGTGCGGCGATGAACGCCGCCAAAGCTGGGCGCAAGGTGGCGATGGTCGATAGCCGTCGCCAGGTCGGCGGTAACTGCACCCACCTGGGTACCATCCCGTCCAAGGCCTTGCGTCACTCGGTGCGCCAGATCATGCAGTTCAACACCAATCCGATGTTCCGGGCCATTGGTGAGCCGCGTTGGTTCTCGTTCCCGGACGTGTTGAAAAGCGCCGAGAAAGTCATCTCCAAACAAGTCGCGTCGCGCACCGGCTACTACGCCCGTAACCGTGTCGACCTGTTCTTCGGCACCGGCAGTTTCGCCGATGAGCAGACCGTTGAAGTGGTCTGCGCCAATGGCGTGGTCGAGAAGCTGGTGGCCAAGCACATCATCATCGCCACCGGTTCGCGCCCGTATCGCCCGGCCGATATCGATTTCCACCACCCGCGTATCTACGATAGCGACACCATCCTGAGCCTGGGCCACACCCCGCGCAAACTGATCATCTACGGCGCCGGCGTGATCGGCTGTGAATACGCCTCGATCTTCAGCGGCCTGGGGGTGCTGGTCGAGCTGGTCGATAACCGTGATCAGTTGCTGAGCTTCCTCGACTCGGAAATTTCCCAGGCGTTGAGCTACCACTTCAGCAACAACAACATCACCGTGCGCCACAACGAAGAGTACGAGCGGGTCGAAGGCCTGGACAACGGGGTGATCCTGCACCTCAAGTCCGGCAAAAAGATCAAGGCCGACGCCTTGCTGTGGTGCAACGGCCGTACCGGCAACACCGACAAGCTGGGCATGGAAAACATCGGGGTCAAGGTCAACAGCCGTGGCCAGATCGAAGTGGACGAGAACTACCGCACCTGCGTGACCAACATCTATGGCGCCGGTGACGTGATCGGCTGGCCAAGCCTGGCCAGTGCCGCGCATGACCAGGGCCGTTCGGCGGCCGGCAGCATTGTCGACAACGGCAGCTGGCGTTATGTGAACGACGTGCCGACCGGGATCTACACGATTCCCGAGATCAGCTCGATCGGCAAGAACGAACACGAACTGACCAAGGCCAAGGTGCCTTACGAAGTGGGCAAGGCGTTCTTCAAGAGCATGGCGCGTGCGCAGATCGCCGGTGAGCCGCAAGGCATGCTGAAGATCCTGTTCCACCGCGAAACCCTGGAAGTCCTCGGCGTGCATTGCTTCGGCTACCAGGCTTCGGAGATCGTGCACATCGGTCAGGCGATCATGAGCCAGCCGGGTGAGCAAAATACCCTCAAGTACTTTGTGAACACCACGTTCAACTACCCGACCATGGCCGAAGCCTATCGGGTAGCGGCCTACGACGGCCTCAACCGGCTTTTTTGA
- the tcuC gene encoding MFS transporter produces MSTTTGKGKAIFRVVSGNFLEMFDFMVYGFYATAIAKTFFPSDSAFASLMLSLATFGAGFLMRPLGAIFLGAYIDRHGRKKGLVITLALMAAGTILIACVPGYATLGVAAPLIVLFGRLLQGFSAGVELGGVSVYLAEIATPGRKGFFVSWQSASQQAAVVFAGLLGVGLNHWLSPEEMGDWGWRVPFLIGCLIVPVIFVIRRSLEETPEFQARKHRPTLQEIVRSIGQNFGIVIAGMALVVMTTVSFYLITAYTPTFGKAELHLSDFDALLVTVCVGISNFIWLPVMGAVSDKIGRKPLLLGATILAILTAYPALSWLVANPSFNHLLIVLLWLSFLYGSYNGAMVVALTEIMPVEVRTTGFSLAYSLATATFGGFTPAACTYLIHVLDNKAAPGIWLSGAAVLGLIATLILFKGNRHELRTAQASVVGGA; encoded by the coding sequence ATGTCCACCACCACGGGCAAAGGCAAAGCGATTTTTCGCGTTGTCAGCGGCAACTTCCTTGAGATGTTCGACTTCATGGTCTATGGCTTCTATGCCACAGCCATTGCCAAAACCTTCTTTCCCAGCGACAGCGCGTTTGCCTCGTTGATGCTGTCCCTGGCGACCTTCGGCGCCGGGTTCCTGATGCGGCCACTGGGCGCAATCTTCCTCGGTGCCTACATCGATCGCCACGGCCGCAAGAAAGGCCTGGTGATCACCTTGGCCTTGATGGCCGCCGGCACCATCCTCATCGCCTGCGTGCCCGGCTATGCCACCCTGGGTGTGGCCGCGCCGCTGATCGTGCTGTTCGGTCGACTGCTTCAGGGTTTCTCTGCCGGCGTCGAGCTGGGCGGTGTGTCGGTGTACCTGGCAGAAATCGCCACACCCGGCCGCAAGGGCTTTTTCGTCAGTTGGCAGTCCGCCAGCCAGCAAGCCGCTGTGGTGTTCGCCGGCTTGCTGGGTGTGGGCCTCAACCACTGGCTCAGCCCGGAAGAGATGGGTGATTGGGGCTGGCGCGTGCCGTTCCTGATCGGCTGCCTGATCGTGCCGGTGATTTTCGTGATTCGCCGCTCGCTGGAAGAAACCCCTGAGTTCCAGGCGCGTAAACACCGCCCTACCCTGCAGGAAATCGTTCGTTCGATCGGTCAGAACTTTGGCATCGTCATCGCGGGTATGGCCCTGGTGGTAATGACCACCGTGTCGTTCTACCTGATCACCGCCTACACCCCGACCTTCGGCAAGGCCGAATTGCACCTCTCGGATTTCGATGCGCTGCTGGTGACGGTATGCGTGGGCATTTCCAACTTCATCTGGCTGCCGGTGATGGGCGCGGTGTCGGACAAGATCGGGCGCAAACCGCTGCTGCTGGGTGCGACGATTCTGGCGATCCTCACGGCTTACCCGGCGCTGTCCTGGCTGGTGGCCAACCCGAGCTTCAACCACTTGCTGATTGTGTTGTTGTGGTTGTCGTTCCTGTACGGCTCGTACAACGGTGCGATGGTGGTGGCGCTGACCGAGATCATGCCGGTGGAAGTGCGTACCACCGGCTTCTCCCTGGCCTACAGCCTGGCGACCGCAACGTTCGGCGGGTTTACGCCGGCGGCCTGCACCTACCTGATCCATGTGCTGGATAACAAGGCGGCGCCGGGGATCTGGCTCAGTGGGGCGGCGGTGCTGGGGTTGATTGCGACGTTGATCCTGTTCAAGGGCAATCGGCATGAGCTGCGCACGGCGCAGGCCTCAGTGGTTGGCGGCGCCTGA
- a CDS encoding glycerophosphodiester phosphodiesterase yields the protein MTLIYGHRGAKGEAPENTLTSFQECLKHGVRRCELDLHLSMDGELMVIHDPTLKRTADRRGKVVEYSAADLVKIDARKGGPGWVSPCPIPRLEELFEKCDFDHWQLEVKSASRTRAATTVLAIREMAVRFGLMDKVTVTSSSREVLKAAVELTPDLSRGLVAEYAWLDPLKVAQNYGCEFLALNWTLCTPERLEKAQRQGLHVSVWTVNEPALMRRLADFGVDSLITDFPGLATATLDNY from the coding sequence GTGACCCTGATTTACGGCCACCGCGGTGCCAAAGGCGAAGCACCGGAAAACACCCTGACCAGCTTCCAGGAGTGCCTCAAGCACGGTGTACGCCGCTGCGAACTGGATTTGCACCTGTCCATGGACGGCGAGCTGATGGTGATCCACGACCCGACCCTCAAGCGCACGGCCGACCGGCGCGGCAAAGTCGTCGAGTATTCGGCAGCCGACCTTGTGAAGATCGACGCGCGCAAAGGCGGCCCAGGCTGGGTCAGCCCGTGCCCGATCCCGCGCCTGGAAGAACTGTTCGAAAAGTGCGACTTCGATCACTGGCAACTGGAAGTCAAAAGCGCCTCACGCACCCGCGCCGCGACCACGGTGCTGGCCATTCGCGAGATGGCCGTGCGTTTCGGCCTGATGGACAAGGTCACGGTGACCTCAAGCTCGCGGGAAGTGCTCAAAGCCGCCGTCGAACTCACCCCGGACCTGTCACGCGGGCTGGTCGCCGAATACGCCTGGCTCGACCCGTTGAAGGTCGCGCAAAACTACGGCTGTGAGTTTCTGGCGTTGAACTGGACGTTGTGCACCCCCGAGCGGCTGGAAAAAGCCCAGCGCCAGGGTTTGCATGTGTCCGTGTGGACCGTCAACGAACCTGCGCTGATGCGCAGGCTCGCCGACTTCGGCGTAGATAGCCTGATTACAGACTTTCCCGGTTTGGCCACTGCCACCCTCGATAATTACTGA
- the mfd gene encoding transcription-repair coupling factor produces MPVLRLPLLPAAAGKQHWGNLPGAALSLAIAEAASAAKRFTLLLTADSQSAERLEQELSFFAPDLPVLHFPDWETLPYDLFSPHQDIISQRIASLYRLPELAHGVLVVPITTALHRLAPTKFLLGSSLVLDVGQKLDVEQMRTRLEASGYRCVDTVYEHGEFAVRGALIDLFPMGSKLPYRIDLFDDEIETLRTFDPDNQRSIDKVDSIKLLPAREFPLQKDAVTRFKARFRERFDVDFRRCPIFQDLSSGITPAGIEYYLPLFFDETSTLFDYLPQDTQVFSLPGIEQAAENFWNDVRNRYEERRVDPSRPLLPPAELFLPVEDCFARLKNWPRVVASQQDVDAGSGRERFPAGTLPDLAIQAKATQPLEALSNFIGDFPGRVLFTAESAGRREVLLELLERLKLRPKTVDSWPDFVASKERLAITIAPLDEGLLLDDPALALIAESPLFGQRVMQRRRREKRADANNDAVIKNLTELREGAPVVHIDHGVGRYLGLQTLEIDNQAAEFLTMEYAEGAKLYVPVASLHLIARYTGSDDALAPLHRLGSETWQKAKRKAAEQVRDVAAELLDIYARRAAREGYAFADPKADYATFSAGFAFEETPDQQTTIEAVRADMLAPKPMDRLVCGDVGFGKTEVAMRAAFIAVHGGKQVAILVPTTLLAQQHYNSFRDRFADWPVTVEVMSRFKSAKEVNAAIADLAEGKIDIVIGTHKLLSDDVKIKNLGLVIIDEEHRFGVRQKEQLKALRSEVDILTLTATPIPRTLNMAVSGMRDLSIIATPPARRLSVRTFVMEQNKSTVKEALLRELLRGGQVYYLHNDVKTIEKCAADLAELVPEARIAIGHGQMRERELEQVMSDFYHKRFNVLIASTIIETGIDVPSANTIIIERADKFGLAQLHQLRGRVGRSHHQAYAYLLTPPRQQITGDAEKRLEAIANTQDLGAGFVLATNDLEIRGAGELLGDGQSGQIQAVGFTLYMEMLERAVKAIRKGEQPNLDQPLGGGPEINLRLPALIPEDYLPDVHARLILYKRIASATDEEGLKDLQVEMIDRFGLLPEPTKNLVRLTLLKLQAEQLGIKKVDAGPQGGRIEFEAQTPVDPLVLIKLIQGQPNRYKFEGATLFKFMVPMERAEERFNTLEALFERLIPKSA; encoded by the coding sequence GTGCCCGTTCTGCGTCTACCGCTTCTCCCTGCCGCGGCAGGTAAACAGCACTGGGGCAACCTGCCCGGTGCCGCCCTGAGCCTGGCCATTGCCGAGGCTGCCAGCGCAGCCAAGCGCTTTACCCTGCTGCTCACCGCCGACAGCCAAAGCGCCGAGCGGCTGGAGCAGGAGCTGAGCTTCTTCGCCCCCGATTTGCCGGTGCTGCACTTTCCCGACTGGGAAACCCTGCCCTACGATCTGTTCTCGCCGCACCAGGACATCATCTCCCAGCGCATCGCCAGCCTGTACCGCTTGCCGGAACTGGCCCACGGCGTGCTGGTAGTGCCGATCACCACGGCCCTGCATCGCCTGGCACCGACCAAGTTCCTGCTCGGCAGCAGCCTGGTGCTGGATGTCGGCCAGAAGCTCGATGTGGAGCAGATGCGCACGCGCCTTGAGGCCAGCGGCTACCGCTGTGTCGACACGGTGTACGAACACGGCGAGTTCGCCGTGCGCGGCGCGTTGATCGACCTGTTCCCGATGGGCAGCAAGTTGCCGTACCGCATCGACTTGTTCGATGACGAAATCGAAACCTTGCGCACCTTCGACCCGGACAACCAACGCTCCATTGATAAAGTCGACTCGATCAAGTTGCTGCCGGCGCGGGAATTCCCGCTGCAAAAAGACGCGGTCACGCGCTTCAAGGCACGCTTTCGTGAACGCTTCGACGTCGACTTCCGCCGCTGCCCGATTTTCCAGGACTTGAGCAGCGGGATTACACCGGCCGGTATCGAGTACTACCTGCCGCTGTTCTTTGACGAAACCTCCACCCTGTTCGACTACCTGCCCCAGGACACCCAGGTGTTCTCGCTGCCGGGCATCGAGCAGGCCGCAGAAAACTTCTGGAACGACGTGCGCAATCGCTATGAAGAGCGCCGCGTCGATCCGTCGCGTCCTTTGTTGCCGCCCGCCGAGCTGTTCCTGCCGGTGGAAGATTGCTTCGCCCGCCTGAAAAACTGGCCGCGCGTGGTTGCCAGTCAACAAGACGTGGACGCCGGCAGCGGCCGCGAACGCTTCCCGGCCGGAACCCTGCCGGACCTGGCGATCCAGGCCAAAGCCACACAGCCGCTGGAGGCGCTGTCCAACTTCATCGGTGACTTCCCCGGCCGCGTGCTGTTTACCGCCGAATCCGCCGGCCGCCGCGAAGTGCTGCTGGAATTGCTCGAACGCCTGAAGCTGCGCCCGAAAACCGTCGACAGCTGGCCGGATTTTGTCGCGAGCAAAGAACGCCTGGCGATCACCATCGCGCCGCTGGATGAAGGTTTGTTGCTGGACGACCCGGCCCTGGCGCTGATCGCCGAAAGCCCACTGTTCGGCCAACGCGTGATGCAGCGCCGCCGGCGTGAAAAACGCGCGGACGCCAACAACGACGCGGTCATCAAAAACCTGACCGAGCTGCGCGAAGGTGCGCCGGTGGTGCATATCGACCACGGCGTGGGCCGCTACCTGGGCCTGCAGACCCTGGAGATCGACAACCAGGCCGCCGAATTCCTCACCATGGAATACGCCGAAGGCGCCAAGCTCTATGTGCCGGTGGCCAGCCTGCACCTGATCGCCCGCTACACCGGCAGCGACGATGCCCTGGCGCCGTTGCACCGCCTGGGCTCCGAGACCTGGCAGAAAGCCAAGCGCAAAGCCGCCGAACAAGTGCGCGATGTGGCCGCCGAATTGCTCGACATCTATGCCCGCCGTGCGGCCCGCGAAGGTTACGCCTTCGCCGACCCGAAAGCCGACTACGCCACCTTCAGCGCCGGCTTTGCCTTCGAAGAAACCCCGGACCAGCAAACCACCATCGAAGCGGTGCGCGCCGACATGCTCGCGCCCAAGCCGATGGACCGCCTGGTGTGTGGCGACGTGGGCTTCGGCAAGACCGAAGTGGCCATGCGCGCCGCCTTTATTGCCGTACACGGCGGTAAGCAGGTGGCGATTCTGGTGCCGACCACCCTGCTCGCCCAACAGCACTACAACAGCTTCCGCGACCGCTTTGCCGACTGGCCGGTGACGGTGGAAGTGATGAGCCGCTTCAAGTCCGCCAAGGAAGTGAACGCGGCTATCGCCGATTTGGCGGAAGGCAAGATCGACATCGTGATCGGCACGCACAAGCTGCTGTCGGACGACGTGAAGATCAAGAACCTGGGCCTGGTGATCATCGACGAAGAACACCGGTTTGGTGTGCGCCAGAAAGAACAGCTCAAAGCCCTGCGCAGTGAAGTCGACATCCTTACGCTCACCGCCACGCCGATTCCGCGCACGCTGAACATGGCCGTGTCGGGCATGCGTGACCTGTCGATCATTGCTACGCCGCCGGCACGCCGCTTGTCGGTGCGCACGTTCGTGATGGAGCAGAACAAAAGCACGGTCAAGGAAGCGCTGCTGCGAGAGCTGTTGCGCGGCGGCCAGGTGTATTACCTGCACAACGACGTGAAGACCATCGAGAAGTGCGCCGCCGACCTCGCCGAGCTGGTGCCGGAAGCCCGCATCGCCATCGGCCACGGGCAGATGCGCGAACGCGAACTCGAACAGGTGATGAGCGACTTCTACCACAAGCGCTTCAACGTACTGATCGCCTCGACCATCATCGAGACCGGCATCGACGTGCCGAGTGCCAACACCATCATCATCGAGCGCGCCGACAAGTTCGGACTGGCGCAGCTGCATCAACTGCGCGGCCGCGTCGGGCGTAGCCACCACCAAGCGTATGCCTACTTGCTGACGCCACCGCGCCAGCAAATTACCGGCGACGCCGAAAAGCGTTTGGAAGCCATCGCCAACACCCAGGACCTCGGCGCCGGGTTTGTACTGGCCACCAACGACCTGGAAATTCGTGGTGCCGGCGAACTGTTGGGCGACGGCCAGAGCGGGCAGATCCAGGCCGTGGGCTTCACCCTGTATATGGAGATGCTCGAACGCGCGGTGAAAGCGATTCGCAAGGGCGAGCAACCGAACCTCGATCAACCCTTGGGCGGCGGCCCGGAAATCAACCTGCGCTTGCCGGCATTGATTCCGGAAGACTACCTGCCGGACGTACACGCGCGGCTGATCCTGTACAAGCGCATCGCCTCGGCCACTGACGAAGAAGGCCTCAAGGACCTGCAAGTGGAGATGATCGACCGCTTTGGACTGTTGCCCGAGCCGACCAAGAACCTGGTACGCCTGACCCTGCTCAAATTGCAGGCCGAGCAACTTGGAATCAAGAAGGTCGATGCCGGGCCACAAGGCGGGCGCATCGAGTTCGAAGCGCAAACGCCGGTGGACCCGCTGGTGCTGATCAAGCTGATTCAGGGCCAGCCCAACCGCTACAAGTTCGAAGGGGCTACGCTGTTCAAGTTCATGGTGCCGATGGAACGTGCAGAAGAACGCTTTAATACATTAGAGGCGCTGTTTGAGCGCCTCATCCCGAAATCTGCTTGA
- a CDS encoding lipoprotein-releasing ABC transporter permease subunit — translation MFRPLFVFIGTRYTRAKRRNHFVSFISLTSMIGLALGVVVMIVVLSVMNGFDHEMRTRVLGMVPHATIESDEPISDWPSLADKVKQNPKVVAVAPFTQMQGLLTNDGKVQKILLNGIDPAQERNVSIIDKFMLQGKLDDLAPGSFGIVIGDKAAAKLGVGIGDKLTFVAPEVTVTPAGMFPRMKRFTVVGTFHVGAGEIDGYLGLTNLTDLARLHRWQPDQVQGLRLKFNDLFDAPRGAWEIAQHLGESKYYARDWTRTHGNLYQAIRMEKAMIGLLLLLIVAVAAFNIISTLVMVVNDKKGDIAILRTLGATPGQIMAIFMVQGTVIGVVGTLIGTAVGILAALNVSAAIAALEKVIGHKFLNADVYFIDYLPSQVQAQDVLMVGGAALVLSFLATLYPAWRAARTQPAQALRYE, via the coding sequence ATGTTCAGACCTCTCTTCGTATTTATTGGCACGCGTTATACCCGTGCAAAGCGCCGCAATCATTTTGTGTCGTTCATTTCCCTCACCTCGATGATCGGGCTCGCCTTGGGCGTGGTCGTGATGATCGTGGTGCTGTCGGTGATGAACGGCTTCGACCATGAGATGCGCACCCGCGTGCTGGGCATGGTGCCCCACGCGACCATCGAGTCCGATGAACCCATCAGCGACTGGCCAAGCCTGGCCGACAAGGTCAAGCAGAACCCCAAGGTGGTGGCCGTTGCGCCATTCACCCAGATGCAGGGGCTGCTGACCAACGACGGCAAGGTGCAGAAAATCCTGCTCAATGGCATCGACCCGGCCCAGGAACGAAACGTGTCGATCATCGACAAGTTCATGTTGCAGGGCAAACTCGACGACCTGGCCCCCGGCAGCTTCGGCATCGTGATCGGCGACAAGGCCGCGGCCAAGCTCGGCGTGGGCATCGGCGACAAGCTGACCTTTGTCGCGCCGGAAGTCACCGTGACCCCGGCGGGCATGTTCCCGCGCATGAAGCGCTTTACCGTGGTCGGCACCTTCCACGTCGGCGCCGGCGAGATCGACGGCTACCTCGGCCTGACCAACCTCACCGACCTGGCACGCCTGCATCGCTGGCAGCCGGACCAGGTGCAGGGCCTGCGCCTCAAGTTCAACGACCTGTTCGACGCACCGCGCGGCGCCTGGGAAATCGCCCAGCACCTGGGTGAATCCAAGTACTACGCCCGTGACTGGACCCGTACCCACGGCAACCTGTACCAGGCCATCCGCATGGAAAAAGCCATGATCGGCCTGTTGTTGCTGCTGATCGTCGCCGTGGCCGCGTTCAACATCATCTCCACCCTGGTGATGGTGGTGAACGACAAGAAGGGCGATATCGCCATCCTGCGTACCCTTGGCGCCACGCCGGGGCAGATCATGGCGATTTTCATGGTGCAGGGCACCGTGATCGGCGTGGTCGGCACCTTGATCGGCACCGCCGTCGGCATTTTGGCCGCGCTGAACGTCAGCGCCGCCATCGCCGCGCTGGAAAAAGTCATCGGCCACAAGTTTCTCAACGCTGACGTCTACTTCATCGACTACTTGCCGTCCCAGGTTCAGGCCCAGGACGTGTTGATGGTGGGCGGCGCCGCGTTGGTATTGAGTTTCCTTGCCACCCTGTATCCAGCCTGGCGCGCGGCACGTACCCAGCCAGCACAGGCCTTACGTTATGAGTGA
- a CDS encoding PilZ domain-containing protein, with translation MSTLDEEERREYYRIDDMIALQISTLSAPEAASKEVLLDDSPLFNLLSELHLSEFEAQHLLRQINEKDRSLAAFLKVQNKRVDLLSQIMARGLLDEVGAPQPVVISEGGIDFKHPTPLALGAHLAVKLVLMPQALGLLLRARVTHCDPEGDAFDVGTEFESMTDAQRQLLARYILQKQAQERRLAREQSDAQDT, from the coding sequence ATGTCGACATTAGATGAAGAAGAACGCCGCGAATACTACCGTATCGACGACATGATCGCACTTCAAATCAGCACACTGTCTGCCCCGGAAGCGGCGAGCAAGGAAGTGTTGCTGGATGATTCTCCGCTGTTCAACCTGCTCAGCGAACTGCACCTCAGCGAATTCGAAGCCCAGCACCTGTTGCGCCAGATCAACGAGAAAGATCGCAGCCTGGCAGCCTTCCTCAAAGTCCAGAACAAACGCGTGGATCTGCTCAGCCAGATCATGGCCCGTGGCCTCCTCGATGAGGTGGGCGCGCCGCAGCCGGTGGTCATTTCCGAGGGCGGCATTGACTTCAAGCACCCCACTCCCCTGGCACTCGGTGCTCACCTGGCCGTCAAGCTGGTGCTGATGCCCCAGGCGCTCGGCTTGCTGCTGCGCGCCCGCGTCACCCATTGCGACCCCGAGGGGGACGCATTTGACGTGGGCACTGAGTTCGAATCCATGACCGACGCCCAGCGCCAGTTGCTGGCACGCTATATCTTGCAGAAACAAGCCCAGGAACGACGCCTGGCACGGGAACAGAGCGACGCCCAAGACACCTGA
- a CDS encoding glyceraldehyde-3-phosphate dehydrogenase codes for MWKVPVTQKPDQCLGEWIDREALAEAMIPLIGQLYRNNNVVSSIYGRSLINQSVIAILKAHRFARHRSADDSELSVHETFPLLKAMSELKLGAASVDLGKLAYKFRKEGAGRSAEQFVREEMADVVGQQNATARKGTDVVLYGFGRIGRLLARILIEKTGGGDGLRLRAIVVRKGAENDLTKRASLLRRDSVHGPFNGTIVIDEENNTITANGNLIQVIYAKNPSEVDYTQYGIKDALLVDNTGVWRDAEGLGQHLACPGIDRVVLTAPGKGKLKNIVHGINHGEITADDKIVSAASCTTNAIVPVLKAVNDKFGIVNGHVETVHSYTNDQNLIDNFHKGDRRGRSAALNMVITETGAATAAAKALPELAGKLTGNAIRVPTPNVSMAILNLNLEKAATREEMNEYLRYMALHSDLHKQIDFVNSQEVVSTDFVGSRHAGVVDAEATITQDNRVVLYVWYDNEFGYSCQVVRVMEDMAGVNPPAFPR; via the coding sequence ATGTGGAAGGTTCCCGTGACTCAGAAGCCCGACCAGTGTCTTGGTGAATGGATCGACCGTGAAGCACTCGCTGAAGCGATGATTCCGCTTATCGGTCAGCTGTACCGCAATAACAATGTGGTGAGCTCGATCTATGGCCGCAGCCTGATCAACCAGTCAGTCATCGCGATTCTCAAAGCCCATCGCTTTGCTCGCCATCGTTCTGCCGACGACAGCGAACTCTCCGTCCACGAAACATTCCCTCTGCTTAAAGCCATGAGCGAGCTCAAGCTCGGCGCGGCCTCGGTAGACCTGGGCAAGTTGGCTTACAAATTCCGCAAAGAAGGTGCTGGCCGCAGCGCCGAGCAGTTCGTGCGTGAAGAAATGGCCGATGTGGTTGGCCAGCAAAACGCGACTGCTCGCAAAGGCACCGACGTCGTGCTGTACGGCTTCGGCCGTATCGGCCGCCTGCTGGCGCGCATCCTGATCGAAAAAACCGGTGGCGGCGACGGCCTGCGCCTGCGTGCCATCGTGGTGCGTAAAGGCGCCGAGAACGACCTGACCAAGCGCGCCAGCCTGCTGCGTCGCGACTCGGTACACGGTCCGTTCAACGGCACCATCGTCATCGACGAAGAAAACAACACCATCACCGCCAACGGTAACCTGATCCAGGTGATCTACGCGAAGAACCCGTCCGAGGTGGATTACACCCAGTACGGCATCAAGGACGCTCTGCTGGTGGACAACACCGGCGTATGGCGTGACGCCGAAGGCCTGGGCCAGCACCTGGCTTGCCCGGGTATCGATCGCGTGGTGCTGACGGCGCCTGGCAAAGGCAAGCTGAAGAACATCGTTCACGGCATCAACCACGGTGAAATCACCGCCGACGACAAGATCGTGTCCGCTGCGTCCTGCACCACCAACGCCATCGTGCCGGTGTTGAAGGCCGTGAATGACAAGTTCGGTATCGTTAACGGTCACGTTGAAACGGTTCACTCGTACACCAACGACCAGAACCTGATCGACAACTTCCACAAAGGCGATCGCCGTGGCCGTAGCGCCGCGCTGAACATGGTGATCACCGAGACCGGTGCTGCCACCGCTGCTGCCAAGGCCCTGCCTGAGCTGGCCGGCAAGCTGACCGGTAACGCGATCCGCGTTCCGACGCCAAACGTGTCGATGGCCATTCTCAACCTGAACCTTGAGAAAGCCGCCACCCGCGAAGAAATGAACGAGTACCTGCGCTACATGGCGCTGCACTCCGACCTGCATAAGCAGATCGACTTCGTTAATTCGCAGGAAGTGGTTTCCACCGACTTCGTTGGCTCGCGCCACGCCGGTGTGGTGGACGCTGAAGCGACCATCACCCAGGACAACCGCGTTGTACTGTACGTCTGGTACGACAACGAGTTCGGCTACAGCTGCCAGGTGGTTCGTGTGATGGAAGACATGGCCGGGGTTAACCCGCCTGCGTTCCCACGCTAA
- a CDS encoding chalcone isomerase family protein has protein sequence MRYVVFCLMMIFSLAVQASEADRLKQADFPRQSHALVLKNQAVLVYLWADVYAAALYAPANLGAKQALDQQQDLRLVLYYFRDIDRNDVIKAALTTLKRQQSSTTLARLKPELDQLHASFRNIRSGDRYALDFRPGRGLNLEINEQVVFSSRDDELAKAYLGIWLAPKGLSDSLRNSLLN, from the coding sequence ATGCGGTATGTCGTTTTCTGTTTAATGATGATTTTTTCGCTTGCAGTGCAGGCCAGTGAGGCGGATCGGCTCAAGCAAGCCGATTTCCCCAGGCAATCGCATGCGCTGGTCCTGAAAAACCAGGCAGTGCTGGTCTATCTGTGGGCCGATGTCTACGCGGCCGCGTTGTACGCCCCAGCCAACCTCGGCGCCAAACAGGCCCTCGACCAACAGCAGGACCTGCGCCTGGTGCTGTACTACTTTCGCGACATCGACCGCAACGATGTGATCAAGGCCGCCCTCACCACCCTCAAGCGCCAGCAAAGCAGCACCACCCTCGCCCGCTTGAAGCCCGAACTGGATCAACTGCACGCCAGCTTTCGCAACATCCGCAGCGGTGATCGTTACGCCCTGGATTTTCGCCCTGGCCGTGGGTTGAACCTGGAGATCAACGAGCAGGTGGTGTTCAGCAGTCGCGATGATGAGCTGGCAAAAGCCTATCTGGGCATTTGGCTGGCACCGAAAGGCCTGTCGGACAGCCTGCGCAACAGCCTCCTCAACTGA